The genomic DNA ggagttgcttcattctgctttgttaaattaaatcAGCAGCAGCAATGGCCTCCATGTGGCAGCTAGAATGTTACCAAGTCTCTTTACTCACCCTCTTTTACAGGCTGTTAGTTGGATAAAAGTCTATAGGTCTTTTGCTGTGTCaccgctgcctttgggtttgaaTTGATCACaaccgtcaattgcaggcgttgactttcagccttgaacctggctttgatctccTCTGTGTTCTTTTGCCTATTTCTATTAGGGGAGATGCTTTTACTTTGTTCACGTTGTCTAGGTCCTTCAGCCGTGGTATCTTgattcacctcatcaggacaggcggGCTGAGTTGATTATCATCCAtcacatgcctcattcacactaaactaactaataagattacagcagggtttgcaaaaatgaaggttggaggaagcttttacaagatggagtgagcgttttaaaatggggtttgaattacaatatggcaagtgtagtgaatggtgaacagaagttacattaataaagtgaacaattaaaaacaatttcatttatcagttctacaccctGGGAAGTTTGAAGCtccttttccctttgtttgtagATGTGGCggggaaagcagccagacagcaggaggttttaaaaagaatgCCACGGAAGAAACCAGGAAGTAAAGGGGCTCCTGAGACATGAAGCAGGGCAGCACGGGGCACTGAGCAGGGACCCAGAATGGAATGCCTTTGCTCACCCCCctcttcccacaagacctatggagagagctgcactgtgggatagctgccctacaGCGCTGCTCTCATTGGCGATGGAAATGCTGGTAGTGTAAACACTCTCTGACACCTGAGGAATTGAGTGAGTACACAGATCAGCACTTTACTTTCACTAGTTCCCTATCACCGGTGAAACTTACAGCACAAAAactctgtaagtgtagacatacccttagttagcTTCAGGAATAAAAGACCTTTTGGTCTAATTCTGTTCAGATGTTCGCAGTGCATTTCTGTTCACAAGTTGATCCTGGAAGCCCTTTctcatgtaagtagtcccatttACTAGAATAAGGTTTTGTAGAATTATGCCCTATTTTTTTGTTGTCTGATATTCCATGTTGCAAGCAAAGCAACATTGTTGAGATTCCCTCTGAGACTGTTTCCACTTCGCTTATCCAGAACACTTTATCCAACTCTCTGGAATCCACGAGTCAGTTCAAATCTGGGCTCATCACTGAGGTTTCATCATTGACATTTCAGAAAGCTGCATCTCAGGTGATCAGGTCAGGAGTAGTGGGGTAGGTTAGGATGCATTACAGTTCCAAAGTACATAGTTATTGGCACGGAGTGTGGGGAAGTCAAGGCCCTGAACCCctggcttcctgcaattcaccatgactctcagccagccagtaaaacagaaggtttatttagacgacaggaacacagtccaaaacaggttttgcaggcacagacaacatgatcctccccaattaggtccatcttggggtcccagaaGCACCACATCCCCCttggggggtcagagccctgtctgtcctttcctccattccccagccagctcctgcaactcctctccttcccccgcatctcctcccccgcagcctttgttcagcttccccggcagaggtgtcacctggcctctaaccccttcctgggttctcacgtTACATGCTCAGGCATCCTCCCtccagccagtctcccatccctCAATGCAGACTGTCCTCCCAGGTAAAcaccccccactcagcattcacagaccacagtaagaacagtcccagttcatcacatctctcccccctttgaGACCGAACTGAGCAGGGTCacttcagccagtgacctggagAAGTTCAAACCAACCCCCATTCCCAGGGATGCCCTAACATCCCTCCCATTCCTTGGTGAGAATTACACAAGGCTCTTCCAGTTTCCCACCCCCCTTTAGGTCGAGGTTGCTCGATGGCACTTGTAGTTTGCCTGTGGGAAGCCTTATGCAGCCCATGCCCTTTCCCCACCCAAATACCCCTGGGGTTCAAGCTCGGCTGGGGTCTTCTCCCAGTGTTCCAGTCTGGGGGGGGGCTGTGATTCAGGCTTTCTTGGTTCAGAGCCCCCCTTTTGACCTGGGCCCCCCTCTGGAAAGGCTCCTCTATGATGGACAAGGGTCCTACACCCATTTTCCCCTTGTCCTGGGCCTTcctcaccctctggcaggggtcacataCACTAGGCCACTCTCTAcatgtttcttcttcttttttttaattgcagatgGGTTTCTGCTCCATGTAACAGCACAGGCTCAGTAGCTTTAACATAGATCAACACGTGGACGAGAACCTTCAGACTCCctccaaatattttaaattagagaAGAAGAAATGAATCTTGCAAACGAGAGTGGAACATCCAGAGACATATATGACTGGAACTATGTTCTGTGGGCAGTTCGTTTGAAGTTACTAGCAGCTGGTTTTTTTATCTACCTGGGAGTATTTCTTCTAGCTCACTGGTTGTCGTCATGGATCAGCGCCAGTTATCGCACTTTGTCAGGAATGGAGAAGGCCATCTGGAATACGTTTATGACCCGTAGCCTGTTTGCAGTTCAGAGTTGTGGAGCTGGCTTGTGGGCTTTGTTCATAGATCCAGTTTTTCAAGCTGACCAAGTGTATTCACAGCAAAAGTGGAGCTGGTTTCATTGCTTAATAGCCGCCGGCTACTTTTTATTTGACAATATAGTTCTTCATGTGTCTAATATTGTTTTCAGGGATTTTGATATGGTCTCAGTGCTTcatcatttatttgcatttggTGGGATTCTTGTTGTGATAACAAACATAACGTCTGGACACTATCTAATCCTGGTGGGACTGCTACTTGAGATGAGTTCTCCTTCAACCTGCCTCTCCCATGTGCTTTTAAAGGTAATAACTTGATGTATTTATTATTGGTGATGGAAGTTTCCATTATAAAGCTCGCGTTGCCTCCTGCTCAAAAAATATCTGCAAAGAAATATTGGCCTCCAAACTAAGAGATTAGTTCTGGGATCAGGGAAGAATTTTTCCTTCTAAACTTGAAGTGAAATGGCCATGGGAATCCTTAATTATAACATGCTAAATACTTAGATATTAAACATTTTTGCCCATTTTgtagcaaagaaagaaaattgaaagatttttaaaaaattattttacagaCTCTAGTTGGGATCTAGTGCACAGGACTGAAGATTAGGTGACTAAACtctgtttttaaagtatttgtttaaCTGAAAATAGTAACATAAGAATAACTAACTCATCAGGTCCAACAAGCTTAATATAGACCATTGAATTTCTGCTGGAGActaaaggtgtgtgtgtatatatactctATGGATTTAAAGCGGGAGAACAGCTTTGAAGAGATCTGTCATGCTTGTAGGGAGAGAAGAAATCAGCCCTGCTTCTGAAACCACAGTCCGTTCCAAGCTGTATGTCTTAGTGGTTTAAGCATAAATTCTAAAATATCTGGACTCTTTAAAACTATATAGCCAAGCCCTGACAGGTTCACCTCAGCTCTCCTGTGATGCTTTTAATGAGAACTTAAACAGGGCCTGTCTGTGCATGTAGATGCTAGAGCAGCTAGAGTCAAGGTTTGCTTGGGAGGTGTTTGCCATAACTTTCCAGACCCTGCTACAGGGCCGCCcggcggggggcaagtggggcaatttgccccaggcctcaggctccacaggggcccccatgagcatggctgaggctccctcctccatcccactcagccccgtctcctcccctctcccggagcctcagcccatccagcagcgtcctggacagctgcagcatggctctggcGGGGCCCTTGAGCCCCGCCCCGCGCAGATCTGCGtggtgagggggcggggctgcgagcttcaggctgagaggagggagcagagctcagtgtggagctcccagccctgcctcctgaccacgcggctctgagcggggcggagctcaggcgcTGCCCTAGCCATGCTGCCTCTGTCGAGTGAAgttcctggatgcgctgaggttCTGGGTGAGGCgggagccaggggtaaggggccagggttGGTAGGGCTGGCTACGGGGaagggagtcccggggacagtcaggcgacagggagggggcagaggttggggggagacggtcaggggacagggaatggagggGCTGGATCGTGGGCATTCCGGGGGTCTATCAGGACTCAGCGAGGGAgtgatggggttggggcagtcaggacagggagcaggggtggggaatcCTGAGTGTTGAAAGATGGTGGGTGCCATGGGGGATGCATATATACTGTTGTGGCAttatgaggggggggggggggggaagggggcccCAAAAAGGAGCAGATGGGCGGCAGGATTTTCTGAGGGGGGGCGTGGTGGGTCACGGTGCCGCGCGGTAGGCAGGTAAGGTGGGTCCGAGGGGTTGGAGTATGGGGGAGGAGGCCACAGTGCTTGTTTGGGGAGCAGCCCTCCCTACTACTAAAAGCTCATTCAGGCACGTTTTGAGTCTTGCAGAAGAGCCAGCTGTACTTTTCCCATTAGGCCGGCGCTACGCAATCAACCTTCACTTCTCTCAT from Chelonoidis abingdonii isolate Lonesome George chromosome 3, CheloAbing_2.0, whole genome shotgun sequence includes the following:
- the LOC116835419 gene encoding protein CLN8-like, yielding MNLANESGTSRDIYDWNYVLWAVRLKLLAAGFFIYLGVFLLAHWLSSWISASYRTLSGMEKAIWNTFMTRSLFAVQSCGAGLWALFIDPVFQADQVYSQQKWSWFHCLIAAGYFLFDNIVLHVSNIVFRDFDMVSVLHHLFAFGGILVVITNITSGHYLILVGLLLEMSSPSTCLSHVLLKTGYANTFLWKANQWVLIHMFHCRMVLSYHMLWVCISNWNDVVDNMGLPYFIVFFMGLSIFTLIINPYWTYQITERFFRLVDGNSSNTAVKNKSSGKLNSETFQKKMI